The genomic region GCCGGAATTGTTCGATGTCTTCCAGGCCGCGAGCGAACTCGGCGCCGCGATCCTCGTGCATCCCTGGGACATGATGGGCAGCGAGTCGATGCCGAAATACTGGCTGCCGTGGCTGGTCGGCATGCCCGCGGAGCAGTCGCGCGCGGCCTGCAGTCTGGTCTTCGGCGGCGTGCTGGAGCGGCTGCCGAACATGAAGATATGCCTCGCCCATGGCGGCGGCAGTTTCCCGTACACGATCGGTCGCATCGAACATGGTTTCAATATGCGCCCCGATCTGGTCGCGACCGACAACTTCCGCAACCCGCGCGAGTATCTGTCGCGGCTGTATTTCGATTCGTGGGTGGCCGATCCGCGCGCGTTGCGCTATCTGATCGACACCTGCGGCACCGAGCGGATCATGCTCGGCACCGATTATCCGTTTCCGCTCGGCGAGCAGGAACCCGGCGCCGGCATCGCCGCGCTGAAGCTGTCCGACGCCGAAGAGACGCGGCTGTATCACGGCACTGCGCTGGAATGGCTGGGGCTGCCGATCGCGAGGTTCGCATGATGCATGGACAATTCAGCTTGATGTTCCCCTGCTTTTACTCGAAAAACATCAAACAGTTCGATCAACTGGCGACCATCGCTCATTTGCATCGTCATTCCCGCGAACGCGGGAACCCAGTGACTTTGACGTTGTGCGGGTGGCGTGAGAGCCGCTGGATCCCCGCGTTCGCGGGGATGACGATGTATTTCAAGTGTGCTGCAGCTACACCCGATGCGAGGGGCGCATGATCGACGCAGCGATGAGCGACGACTACGCTCGACAGCAGGATGCCAATGACCCGCTGCGCGCATTCCGCGACGAGTTCCACATCCCGCGTCACGGCGATGCGGAGATGGCGTATTTCTGCGGCAACTCGCTCGGCCTGCAGCCCAAAGGCGCGCGCGCTTACGTCGACGAAGTGATGGACAAATGGGCGCAGGATGCGGTCGAAGGGCATTTCCTCAAGCCCGCACCGTGGATGCCGTACCACGCGCTGGTCCGCGACGCGCTGGCGGGCGTGGTCGGCGCGCAGCCGGAAGAAGTGGTGGCGATGAATTCGCTCACCGCGAACCTGCACCTGATGTTGGTCAGTTTCTACCAGCCGACCATCGAGCGTACCGCGATCCTGATCGAAGCCGGTGCGTTCCCCTCGGATCGCCATGCGGTGGAATCGCAGCTGAAATATCGCGGGCTGTCGGCGAAGCACTGCCTGATCGAAGTCGAACCGGACCAGGCCGACGGCACCTTCTCGATGGCCGCGATCGAACGCGCCATCGCCGAACACGGCAAGCGGCTTGCGCTGATCCTCTGGCCGGGCGTGCAGTACCGCACCGGCCAAGCGTTCGATCTGCAGGAGATCGCGCGTCTCGGCCACGCCGCAGGTGCGGTGGTCGGCTTCGATCTGGCGCATGCGGTGGGCAATCTCCCACTGCAATTGCACGACAGCGGCGCCGATTTCGCGGTGTGGTGCCACTACAAATACATGAATGCCGGGCCCGGCGCGGTCGGCGGCTGTTTCGTGCACGAGCGACACGCGCGCACCGAGCGCCCGCGATTCGCGGGGTGGTGGGGGCACGATCAGGATACGCGCTTCAAGATGGGGCCCGAGTTCGTGCCGACCCCGGGCGCCGATGGCTGGCAGCTGAGCAATCCTCCGATCCTCGGTCTGGCGCCGCTGCGCGCATCGCTCGACCTGTTCGCGCGCGTGGGCATGCCCGCGCTGCGCGCGAAATCGGAGCGGCTCACTGGCTATCTGGAAGCGCTGATCCGCACGCAGTTGTCCGACAAGCTGCAGATCGTCACACCGTCCGATGTCGCGCAGCGCGGTTGCCAGCTGTCGCTGCGGGTGATCGGAGGCCGCGAGCACGGCCGCGCGCTGTTCGAACATCTTGGCGCGCAGGGCGTACTCGGCGATTGGCGCGAACCCGACGTCATCCGCATCTCGCCCGCGCCGCTGTACAACCAATTCGCCGACGTGGCGCGTTTCGCGCGCGCAGTACAGGAGTGGCACGCATGAATGTCGATCCAATGTCCGCCGCCAACCTGCGTCGTCTCACCCTGGTCGGTGCGGGGCTCGCCGGCCCGCTGCTCGCGACCCTGCTCGCACGCGATGGTTGGGAGGTGGATCTGTTCGAGCGCCGCGGCGATCCGCGCGTCCACGGCTATGCCGGTGGACGTTCGATCAATCTCGCGCTGGCCGAGCGCGGCCTGAATGCGCTGCGCAGCGCCGGTGTCGACGACGACGTCCTGAAACAGGCGGTGATGATGCGCGGACGGATGGTGCATGCCATCAGCGGCGAACAGCGCCTGCAGCGCTACGGCAAGGACGACAGCGAGGTGATCTGGTCGATCAGCCGCGGCGATCTGAACATCGTCCTGTTGAACGCTGCGGAAGCGGCGGGCGTGCGCCTGCACTTCGACCGGCGACTCGAAAGCGTCGACTTCGCGCAGCGCGTCGCGCATTTCGTCGGCGAGCGCGAAGATATCGCGCATCACTTCCACGCGCTGATCGGCTGCGACGGCGCCGGCTCGCATCTGCGCGCGGCGATGCAGACCGTGGTCGACCTCGGCGAACACATCGAAATCATGCCGCACAGCTACAAGGAACTTGAGATTCCGCCCGGCTTCGACGGCGAGTTCCAGCTCGAACCCAATGCCCTGCACATCTGGCCGCGCGGCGACTACATGTGCATCGCGCTGCCGAACGACGAACGCACCTTCACGGTCACCCTGTTCCTGCCCAACGAAGGCGGCATCAGTTTCGCGACCATCCGCAATGGCATCGAAGCGCAGGCGCTGTACGCACGCGATTTCGCCGATGCCCTGCCGCTGATCCCGAAACTCGTCCACGACTTCGACGCCAATCCCACCGGCATGCTGGCGACGCTCTATCTCGAGCGCTGGCATCTCGATGGCCGCGCGGTGCTGGTCGGCGACGCTGCGCATGCGATGGTGCCGTTCCACGGCCAGGGCATGAACTGCGCGTTCGAGGACTGCGTCGCGCTGGCCGGACATCTGCAGCGCGACCGCGACACCGAGACCGCGTTCGCGGCGTTCGAAGTCGAACGCAAACCGGATGCGCGCGCGATCCAGCAGATGGCGCTCGAAAACTACCGCGAGATGAGCGACCGCGTCGACGATGCCGATTTCCTGCTGCAGCGCGAGCTGGAACGCGCGCTCGCCGTGCGTCATCCCGAACGGTTCGTGCCGCGCTATGCGATGGTCAGCTTCCGCCGCCTGCCCTACGCCACCGCGTTCGAGCGCGGACGCATCCAGCGCGCATTGCTGGTCGACGCTACCGCCGGCCGCAGCAGTCTCGATGGCCTGGACTGGGCCGCCGTCGACCGCATGGTCGACGAACGTCTGTCGCCACTGCCTGCGGAGGTCTGAGTGCCCGCGAGCTTCCTGTTCTACGATCTCGAAACCTTCGGCACCGATCCGCGCCGGAGCCGGATCGCGCAGTTCGCGGCGATCCGTACCGATGCGGATCTGAATCCGGTCGACGAGCCCTGGGATTTCCTCGTCAAACCGGCCGACGATCTGCTGCCCTCGCCCATCGCGACCCTGATCACCGGCATCATCCCGCAGCATGCGCAACGCGATGGCGTGAGCGAAGCGGACGCCTTCGCCCGGATCTTCGAAGCGATGTCGACGCCAGAAACCTGCACGCTCGGTTACAACTCGCTGCGCTTCGACGATGAATTCGTGCGCTACGGTCTGTTCCGGAATTTCCACGATCCCTACGAACGCGAATGGCGCGCCGGCAATTCGCGCTGGGATCTGCTCGACGTGATGCGGCTGGCGCATGCGCTGCGCCCGGAGGGCATCGTCTGGCCACTGCGCGAAGACCGCGCGCCATCGTTCAAGCTGGAACATCTCGCCGCCGCGAACGGCGTGCGCGAAGGCGATGCGCACGAAGCGCTGTCCGATGTCCGCGCATTGATCGGCATGGCGCGCAAGCTGAAGACCGCGCAGCCGAAGCTCTGGGACTACACCCTGAAACTGCGCGACAAGAAGTTCGCCGGGCGCATGCTGGACACCGTGGCGATGACGCCGGTGCTGCATGTCTCGCAGCGTTTCCCCGCATCGCGGCTGTGCGCTGCAGCGGTCGTGCCGCTGGCCCGCCATCCGAAGATCGACAACCGCATCGTCGTCTTCGACCTGCACGAAGCGCCGGACGCGCTGCTCGCACTCGACGCCGACGAGATCGTCGACCGGCTGTACACGCCCGCCGCCGACCTGCCGCCGGGCGAAGCGCGGATTCCGCTGAAGGAAGTGCATCTCAACCGCAGCCCGATGCTGGTCGAATGGGCGCATCTGCGCGATGCGGACTTCGAACGCCTGCGGATCGATCCGGCGCTGGCCGAAGCGCGCGCCGAACAACTGCGCGATGCCGGCCCGGCGCTGGCCGAAAAAATCCGTCGCATCTATGCCGCGCGCACGCCGCCGGAGACCCTGGACGTGGACGGCTCACTCTACGATGGCTTTCTGCAGGATGGCGACAAGCGCAAGTTCGCCGAAGTGCGCAGCACGCCGCCGACCACGCTGGCGCAGCGCGATTTCGCATTCAAGGACGCGCGACTGCCGGAGCTGCTGTTCCGCTATCGCGCGCGCAACTGGCCCGAGACCCTGTCGATGGCCGACGCGCAGCGCTGGAACGATTACCGCCGCACCCGCCTCACCGAGGATCGCGGCCTGTCCGAATTCACCTTCGACACCCATCGCGCCGAAATCGCGGCACTGCGTCTTGCGCATGCCGACGACGGCCGCGCGCAGGCGCTGCTCGATCAACTGCAAGCCTGGGCGCACGATCTGGAGACCGGACTCGCATGAGCAGTTATTTCTCGGAACGCAGCTTCAAGTTCATGCGCGGCCTCGCCCGCCACAACGATCGCGCATGGTTCCACGCGCACAAGCAGGACTACGAGCAATACGTGCGCGCACCGTTCCTCGCGCTGATCACCGATCTGCAGCCCGCATTGCTGGAAGTGAGCGAACACTATCGCGCCGACCCGAAGACCGTCGGCGGCTCGCTGTTCCGGATCCATCGCGACACCCGTTTCTCCGGCGACAAGGCGCCGTACAAACTCTGGCAGGGCGCGCGCCTGTTCCATGCACGCAGCCGCGAAGTGGAAGCGCCATCGTTCTACCTCCATCTGCAGCCGGGCAACTGCTTCGTCGGCGCGGGCCTGTGGCACCCGGAACCCGAAACCCTGCGCCGCATCCGCCAGTTCATCGTCGACAACCCCGGCAGTTGGGCCGCCGCCGCGCACGCGAAACCATTCCGCAAACGCTTCGATCTGGACGACAGCGACATGCTGGTCCGCCCCCCGCGCGGCTACCCCGCCGACTTCATCCATCTCGACGATCTGCGCCGCAAGAACCACGTCGCGATGCGGATGATCGACGACGCAACGATGACCGGCCCGCGCCTGCTGTCCACGCTCACGAAAGACCTGCAGCAGCTCGGGCCGTTCATGGATTATCTCTGCGCCGCGCTGGATCTCGAGTTCTGAAGGTTGTTTGTAACCTGCGCCTGATCCTTGAGGCCCACCTGATCAGCAAAACAACATAGACAACAGCATGATCCCTCCGCTGTCCCTCTCCCCACAGGCGGGGAGAAGGGCAATCGCTGCAAGCGGGGAGAAGGAATTATCGGGAGGTGTGGCGATCGTTCGTCATGGATCTTGTATCGGACTGCCAAACCCGTCTCGTTTTGCCGCAATGCGTCATGACAGTGTCAATACGCCCCCGTATCCTCGTTCGTGATGCCATGCCGTGGGGACTGGCAGATCATCAAAGGATCAGCGCGGCGCATCGCCACGCTTTCATGGAACAGGAAACAAATAAAGAGGGGTTCTTATCGTGCGTAAATACCTCTGCGGGCTTCTGCTCGCTCTGGCGGCGCCGTGTGCGCTCGCCAATACCGGTGTGGCTTTCGTCCACGGCACCGGTGCCCAAACCAACGCTTACAACGACTACTGGCAACCGGCGATGGTGGAC from Lysobacter sp. harbors:
- the sbcB gene encoding exodeoxyribonuclease I; amino-acid sequence: MPASFLFYDLETFGTDPRRSRIAQFAAIRTDADLNPVDEPWDFLVKPADDLLPSPIATLITGIIPQHAQRDGVSEADAFARIFEAMSTPETCTLGYNSLRFDDEFVRYGLFRNFHDPYEREWRAGNSRWDLLDVMRLAHALRPEGIVWPLREDRAPSFKLEHLAAANGVREGDAHEALSDVRALIGMARKLKTAQPKLWDYTLKLRDKKFAGRMLDTVAMTPVLHVSQRFPASRLCAAAVVPLARHPKIDNRIVVFDLHEAPDALLALDADEIVDRLYTPAADLPPGEARIPLKEVHLNRSPMLVEWAHLRDADFERLRIDPALAEARAEQLRDAGPALAEKIRRIYAARTPPETLDVDGSLYDGFLQDGDKRKFAEVRSTPPTTLAQRDFAFKDARLPELLFRYRARNWPETLSMADAQRWNDYRRTRLTEDRGLSEFTFDTHRAEIAALRLAHADDGRAQALLDQLQAWAHDLETGLA
- a CDS encoding DUF2461 domain-containing protein; the protein is MSSYFSERSFKFMRGLARHNDRAWFHAHKQDYEQYVRAPFLALITDLQPALLEVSEHYRADPKTVGGSLFRIHRDTRFSGDKAPYKLWQGARLFHARSREVEAPSFYLHLQPGNCFVGAGLWHPEPETLRRIRQFIVDNPGSWAAAAHAKPFRKRFDLDDSDMLVRPPRGYPADFIHLDDLRRKNHVAMRMIDDATMTGPRLLSTLTKDLQQLGPFMDYLCAALDLEF
- a CDS encoding amidohydrolase, producing MLKIDTHAHYLPRDWPDLAAKYGDIRFPVIHHGDDGRARIYKDGKFFREIWPKTWDPQLRIEEFAHFGVQVQVLSTVPVMFSYWAKPQHAHDLHQALNDHMAEAVRDYPRHYAGIGTVPLQSPRLAIQELERCVDQLGLQGVQIGSHVNDWNLDAPELFDVFQAASELGAAILVHPWDMMGSESMPKYWLPWLVGMPAEQSRAACSLVFGGVLERLPNMKICLAHGGGSFPYTIGRIEHGFNMRPDLVATDNFRNPREYLSRLYFDSWVADPRALRYLIDTCGTERIMLGTDYPFPLGEQEPGAGIAALKLSDAEETRLYHGTALEWLGLPIARFA
- a CDS encoding FAD-dependent monooxygenase; this encodes MSAANLRRLTLVGAGLAGPLLATLLARDGWEVDLFERRGDPRVHGYAGGRSINLALAERGLNALRSAGVDDDVLKQAVMMRGRMVHAISGEQRLQRYGKDDSEVIWSISRGDLNIVLLNAAEAAGVRLHFDRRLESVDFAQRVAHFVGEREDIAHHFHALIGCDGAGSHLRAAMQTVVDLGEHIEIMPHSYKELEIPPGFDGEFQLEPNALHIWPRGDYMCIALPNDERTFTVTLFLPNEGGISFATIRNGIEAQALYARDFADALPLIPKLVHDFDANPTGMLATLYLERWHLDGRAVLVGDAAHAMVPFHGQGMNCAFEDCVALAGHLQRDRDTETAFAAFEVERKPDARAIQQMALENYREMSDRVDDADFLLQRELERALAVRHPERFVPRYAMVSFRRLPYATAFERGRIQRALLVDATAGRSSLDGLDWAAVDRMVDERLSPLPAEV
- the kynU gene encoding kynureninase yields the protein MIDAAMSDDYARQQDANDPLRAFRDEFHIPRHGDAEMAYFCGNSLGLQPKGARAYVDEVMDKWAQDAVEGHFLKPAPWMPYHALVRDALAGVVGAQPEEVVAMNSLTANLHLMLVSFYQPTIERTAILIEAGAFPSDRHAVESQLKYRGLSAKHCLIEVEPDQADGTFSMAAIERAIAEHGKRLALILWPGVQYRTGQAFDLQEIARLGHAAGAVVGFDLAHAVGNLPLQLHDSGADFAVWCHYKYMNAGPGAVGGCFVHERHARTERPRFAGWWGHDQDTRFKMGPEFVPTPGADGWQLSNPPILGLAPLRASLDLFARVGMPALRAKSERLTGYLEALIRTQLSDKLQIVTPSDVAQRGCQLSLRVIGGREHGRALFEHLGAQGVLGDWREPDVIRISPAPLYNQFADVARFARAVQEWHA